AGTTGCAGGAACGCTTCCGTTCAAATACCCTTCAAGTTTTGCAGTTTGAAACGCCCCCCCCCGGTGAATTCCATGTTTCCGCTTGCAAACACTGCACTTCCAATACAAAAAGTTACCATCATTAAAATGATACTTTTTTTCTGCATACTGATACCTCCTCATATGCCTTATGTTACTGTGTATAATCATATCATGAACTAAATCATTTTGCAATAAAATTCAAAAATACGCAGTGCACTGCTGGGATGGAGCGAGGAACACGACATCACGTTCACACGTCCGTACAGGAAGAACGACAGCTGTTTCGTGAAACAGGAAAACGACAGCGTTGTCCGCCGCATCATCGGATATGAGCGTAAAGAGCGCACAGACACATGACTTCGGTTAGATTTTTACGTGATTCAATACGGTAGGAAACATCAGCAATAAATCAAGATACCATTGTGTACTGTTTGTGTAGGTGACAGCAGGAAGTTACACAATTACAAGTTATTGTAATACAAGAATCTGGAACAGGAATACACAATTTCCTTTATCTTGTCTATTGGTTATTCCATAAGGTGAAATTTAAATACGATTCGGAAACCAAAGGACTGGAACAGGCTTTTGACAAGACTTAAAAAGATGAGCGCCAAGCGGCGCTGAATACTGAGGTTTTATGGTTGACACGATTGCAGTCCTTGCGGCTGTTGCTACTTTTACTGAAAACCACGGAACATCAGAACAGAAACATAAAGAACGACTATAACCTTCCGAAATTATCATCAGCCGAGTGTTTCCTGCCGCCGAGTATTTTCAACATCCGCTTTTCCTTCTGTTTCATCAATTTGTGCTTTGATTTTCTGGCATTCCGTTCTCGCATCCATGCGCAGGATTGTTTCTTCTCTGCAACAGGAACTTTGCCTTACTCCAGAAGTCGACAGTATTATCCTCTTTTATCTCAACGGGAACATACGCCTCCTTTCCTGATGAGAACATCCTGTCAAATACGGACAGCCGCTGCTGTTTATACAATCCAAGCTCGCAGGCTCTCGCCATGAACGTAATATACATCTTCTCATCGAAGAACAGCTTCCTTGAAACCGGCTTTATGCACCTGAAATCACAGCGGCTTATGGCATACAAAGCGGCTTCTCTCTGGGTTTTTCCAGGAAGCAGCTGGCATATGCCGCCGTCCGGATCTTTCATAAAGGCCTCGTCAAAGGCATTGTTATGGTCGAAAAGCGGGTGCATGCAGACAAGGCTGCCCATCTGGTTGTTCATATAGAAGCCCCAGTTGCCGCCATGCCTGTCGCTGTTCGCAATCAGATAATCCGCAACGATTGTCTTATAGAACATCTCACTGTCGATTCTCTTCGCCTCGGAGAAAAAGTCCTTACCGTTCCGAGAAGCCCAGATGTCAAGCTCGATGGAGTCCACGATGCTCGTATTGTCAAAATTCATATTCTGACAAGCGCATACAACTCTGTCCTCTTTCTTTCCGAGTGTGTATTTGACGTGGGGAACATTGAAACAGTCCAGAATGTCACTTGCAAGAACTTCCCTGCGACATTCGTTTCCGCCGGGCGAATCGGCCTTATACAGATACAGGCTCCCGTTCTCCCTATACCAGGCCTTCGCATAGGCTCCCTGACCGGTTACCTCAGGACTCCTGATTTTTCCTGTAATTGGCAGGGACTTTCCGAAAAGCGCAATCTGCTGAAGCGTCTCGTGCAGAGGATTGTCCTGTAAATTCACATCAGCCCAGCTTTCCGTCTCTGAATCAGTTATCCAGTAATTGTCTGCAACAGAAAGCGCTTTGCACAGCATCATGGCCTTGTACCGGCTCTCAAAATCATTGTTCTGCCTAATATGAAGCTGGTTCATGATGTACTTCGCATTCTCTCTTTTGACGCTCAGGCTTCTGTTATAGAAGAATGTCGAAATCAGCTCCTGGTTGTTGAACCATATACTGGACATATCTGCTTTTACAGTCCTTGTCGTATCAACCAGGCTGCCGCGCAGAGTAAGCGGCAATAAATCCGGTCGGAGAATTTCATAGTGTTTCTCATTCAAATCAAATTTCAGGACTGTAATATCCTCCAGCTTCATGAAAGTCATATCACATAACCTCCTTTGTTCTGCCCGGTGCGGGAATATTCAGTACAATCCACTAGATTAAAAATACACATATCCATTATACACTATTTTCATAGATATTACATCTAATCGAATAAACGCCGCTTGTCATCAAGATCGGAATGAATCTGACTCCTTATGAGACGCTTCTTGCAGGACATAAAATCACTCTCCCTGTAGGCAAGGTTCAGACCGCAGTTCTGGCCGCAATAGCACAGAATTTTAAAAGATAAATATCCTCTTTCAAAATATTGCGATACAAATCTTAGAAAAAACTATGTTTATACTTAACGGAAAATACACATACAAAGCAATTCTCAAATCAATTGTTTTTGCTGGCTGGAAAAAGGCAGAAAAAGAATTTATAAGAATATCAACTCAATCAGAAATGATAACAACGGCTGGCTTTTTTCATATCTAAGAAAAACCGCCCCGTTTGTTTTTGAAGAACTTATCTTATTGTCATTCAGAAGGCAGAGTTTTACCAATTTATGGAACAAGCTGAAAATGTAATTAAGAAACTGTATTTTAATTACTCGTCAATCAAGGAGATTGAAAGGATTACAAATATTTCATAAAAGATGGCAATCGCTGGCCTTTTTCAATCAGGTTCACATAATTGACATTCTGTTCAACAGATTGCATTGCACCTTAATACAAGTTAAAGGAATAATTTATAATTATACTGATTATACTGAGGCGCTCGGATTATGCAGACCGCCGGTTTTTATTCTTCCCGGCAAGCGAGCTCCTGCACGGTTTCCAACGGGAGTTCCGTCGCGGCAGCAATCTGCTCCGGCGTAAGTACGCCCATAGACAGGAGATTGCCGGCCGTAGCGTATTTTTCTTCCGCAATACCGCTGATTCTGCCTTTTTCCATGCCGCGTATTTCGCCCTTAGCCATACCGCTCGATTCGCCCGCTGCAAAACCGAGGGATTCGCCTTCTGTAAGGCCCTCGGCAAAGCCTTCCTTACGGATGCGTTTGATTTCTATCTCGTACTTCATGAACACCCCCTTGGCGGCACCGTCGGTTTTCAGCTTGAACACCCGCTCGGCAAAGCTCTTCGCCGTCTCCGTGTCCGTTCCGCCTTCCGCTATGTAGTGTAACATGGCCGCCGTTTCAGAATCAAGCTCGTTTTCATACGCTGAGGCATTGTAAACGACGGCAAACCGTTCGTCCCGGACGTCGAGCGCAGTGTGCTCGTCGCAGACGGTTCTGAGCGTGTAGCGCGGCAGCCCTTCGCCAAACGGATCCTTCGTGCAGATGAACAGAACGTACAGCTTTTTCAGGTCGTCGTAATCAACGCCACGCTGTGCGGTGCCGATGTCGATGGAGCTTTGGTAATAGCGGATCCGTTTGAACAGGTTCGGCTCGGAGGTCGTCTGCATTTCGACGTTGACGATTTCACCGGTGGTTTCGAGCAGCACGTCGAGGCGGACGCTTTTGGAGCCGGGTGCGGCGGCGAGCGTTTCCTGCGTGTTGACGTAGGTGATTTCTTTTGCGTCCAGCTTGAGCAGGGTGCGCAGAAGGAGACGGCACAGTTCGGTGTCGTGAAGCATCGAATAGGCGAAGAAGAAGTCGTTGGTGATGGTAACGTCTTCCCAGCGGGGAAAATCTGCGTTCATGGTCTCTCCTGTATATGACGCTCCGAGCGGACGGTGCCGGTTGCCGCCGGTGGGTGGCAGCAGTTCTGGCAACCGGGCAACGTTGGCCAAAGACGGCGGCTCGGCTCAGCGACTGGCCGCGTATCCGGCAACCGGGCAACGTTGGCCGAAAGCGCCGGCCGCGGCTCAGCAAATAGCTGCGATTTCCGATAATCGGTACCGTTCACTCGGCATATATATTATGGGAGAAAATGAAGTGAATTTGCTGCATCAAGCAAGTTTTTTTTGAAAATCAGATATTTTGAATAAAGACAACTGCATTGTATAGCCTAGAAGCCCTTCTATCTTGGCTTCAGTGTACGTCCGTTTCTACTTTATACCAATAAGCTTCATCTTTGCCTATTTTTTTATGTCATATTTTCTTCAAGTTGTTTTTCTCGTGGTGGTAAATCAGGGTTTGTAATTAAAATTGATGAAATACATGTATCATCCCATTTCCGCCCAGGATATACATCTTTTATGGTTATACGAATTTTATCAGTCTTTTCCGGTAATTGTATAACATTATATTTTACAATATCTTCTAAATTATATTCTTTTGAAAACTTCGGATTTTCCGATTCTATTAGTACTCTTTTCACTCTACTATTATCAAGATATAGATTCATCCGTCTAAAATCTACAAATCCATTTAATATTTGTATTTCATCAGATTTATATTTGAATTCAACCTTTTTATTATTATCAAAAACTTGTGTAATTATGCAATTCCCCGGTGAAAGAAAAATAATAATATATTCATTTTCAAAACCAGAGAAATTGTCAAATGTTGTGGATGAAAAATCCTGGGATTTGTTTAGGCTGCAATCTGTAAGATTCCATCTACAAAAGTTTTATCTTCTTTGACCAGCTGGAGCTTTTCAAAACCTTTGAGCCGTCTCCAGTTCTTTTCAGCTTCCTTGCAGAGCTTAAACACCATTGCGAGCGTGGCATCCGCAGAACCATTTCCTTTAGTTGACCTGTGCCTTAGCCTTACCGTTGCGAACATCGATTCAATCGGGTTTGAAGTCCTGATATGAACCCAGTGCTCTGCCGGATAATCATAGAACCTGAACAGGTCATCGTAATCTTTTGCAAGGCACTCCGTTGCTTTCGGATATTTCAGCTCATACGTATCAATGAAATGCCGATAGGCATCCTGTGCGTGCTGTTTTGTGTCTGCAAGAAAAATATCCTGAAGTTTCTTTTTAGCCGCCGGCTGAACGCAGTCCGGCATTTTGTCCAGCACATTGCCCGTCTTGTGAAACCAGCATCGCTGGATTTTCATCTGACCCCAGACTTTATCCACTGCATTTTGAAATCCAAGCGCTCCGTCACATATTGCAAGTTTTGGAGCTGCCGTAAGTCCGCGGAATTTCAAGTCGCGCAGAACCTCAAGCCAGGATTCCTCACTTTCACGCACTCCCTGATGAACTGCCACAAGCTCCTTCTTTCCGTCTACTGTAACTCCAATTATTACAAGGAGACAGAGTTTCTGGTCATCAAGCCGGGCATTGCAGTAGACACCGTCAGCCCACACATATACGTATTCTTTTCCGTCAAGCCTTCTGTGTGCCCATTCGTTATATTCTTTCCGCCAGACCTCCTTGAGTCTTGTTATTGTTGCCGGAGAAAAGCCTTTCGCGCCTTCTCCGAAAATCGCCGTTAGCGCATCCTGAAACTTGTTTGTGGAGATTCCTTTCAGGTACAGCGTTGGAATCACGTTCTCAAGTGTCGGTGTTTTCCGCATGAACCTGGGAAGAATCGCACTTGTAAAACGCTCTGGACCAGGAAGAGCACGGTCGTCAATGCGAGGCTGGCGGACTTTGATTGTTCCGCATGTCGCCTGAATTTCACGTTCCGGCATATAGCCGTTTCTGACCACCGTCCTATGTCCGTCTGCATCCAGCTTATGCTGATGTTTCTGGATGAACTGGTCAACTTCGCTTTCCAATGCCGCCGCGAGCATCTTTCTTGCCGATTCCCGGACAAGATTTTCAAAAAAATCTGCACTTGCTGTAGTGCTTTTTTCCAAATTCCACTGTAAAATATTTTCCATAAGAGACTGTCCTTTGTTTTTGTTTGGTTTGGTCATTAAACTTTAACAAATCTCAGTCTCTTTTTCTATTTTTAATTTAACTCATCCACAACTTTTGAGTATAACTCTCAAAACCAGCAACATCCGTTGAAAGACTTTTCAAAGGAATATGGGAACCAATTGATTTCTTGACAAAAAGTTACACCTGTAATCGTTAAAGCGAATACTATTCCAACAATTTTTTTCATGGCCTTACTTTCCCCTCTAGTTTTATGTTAAACTCATATCCATTGTATATTCCCCAGTACTTAAATAAATCTAATTGTTGTTGAAAATGAAGGGAGTGTGCTACAACGAATCAATATAGGCTCCGTAGACCCAGCCTTTTGTGCCGTTTTGCAATTCTACATTGTACCAGTAATCGTTCATATCGCCTATTTGCTGTTTGTCGGTACTTCGGTCCAGAATTTTTACAGAGTCCCCTTTGTTTACATAATCAAGTGTTTCACACTTTAAGTTTGGTTCTGAACGTACTCGCACTCGGCTGTCGTTAATAGTTCCATTTGTACTAACCGTTTTTGTGAGATTGTTTTCTAGGACTACCCAATTGTCAGATAATGAGTCTAATGGAATATATCCTACAATGTCATCATATTTTATTTTCAGCCAAAAATAATTGCCTACATTTGAGTCTTCTACTGCATCTATAATATCAAATGACTGTGTTGGTTCTAAAACAAATAATGCTTTTGATGTTTCAGATGTTGTTTCCATTACTGAAGTAGTTTTTTTTACAGTAAATGTATCACCTTTTATTACAGAATTATAGGAATCTTCTATTTTTAATACTGGTGTGACGTTTGGAATTTGTATTAACCAAGCATTTTTATCAGTTATATCATCTTTTGTAACAGTTACAACATATTTATACAGTTTTCGTCTATCACCAATGTTTGTTTCTTCTGCTCCTCTCCATATTTTTATAAAAGAAATTGTAAAATAACTATCTTCAATTTTTATATCACTTAAATTAATATAATAACCAGAACTTTCATAAATAAGTTCTGCAAACCCTCTAGAATCGAGAACTACAGAAGCTACTAAACCTCTTGAATTTGGCGGTGTAAAATCAAACACAACTCTACTCTTTGTAAAGTGATTTACATTAAAAATTTCTTCAATAATTGTTGCATTTTCCCAAATACTTTCACCATTAATAAATACAGTCAATAAACAAAATATAATTAAGCTAATTTTCATCTTCATACTAATTACTCCTGTTGTTCCAGTATTGGTAACCTGTTCTATACTCCCAATGTAAATGAGGCCCAGTTGAGTGACCTGTATTTCCTAAATTACCTATCTGTGTTCCAGAAGGTATATAAGCACGCCATAAATTTGCATTTGTAGTTTTCTGTAACAATTCCATCAATGCAGTAGTTGAACTTGCGTTACTCTGTAAGTGTCCGTAGATAATAGTGCTATTATTACCAAATAATCTAATTTCATTTCCTGTATTTAAATTCAATGGAACATTAGAGTTAATAGAATTTGATAATAAATAACCTGCAACATTAGTTAAAACAGGAAGACCTTCTACTCCATAACTTTTTATATCAACTGCAAAACCACGAGGGTCACCCCAGCCATGGTTTGTTCCATCTTCATAATAAGCATATGTTGAAATTGCTGTGTTTGGAGAATTTACAGGATTTAAGATTCCTGTAGAATCAAAAGCTCGATAGACAGAATTATCATTTGAGTAATTACCAGATCTTATACTTTCTGCAATGGCACTTACTGCCGATTTTGCATCTTTACTTTCATAAGTTGCATTCTTTTCAACACTTCCATATGTTGCAATAACATTATCATAGCTTTCAGCAAACTCATATAAACCTCCCATCATTGTTGATGCGACTATCGAGTTTGATAGCATATTTCCGCCAAAAATATCATTCATTAATACATCATTATGATATGCTGCTACTGCAGAATCCATACTTCCGCCATAGGTTGTCATTACTTGATCTGCATATTTTAATTGAAATTCATATGAAGCTTTGAATAAATCAGTTGTCTTTATTTGCATATCTTCATTTAACAGAGCACTAATTTTATTTTCACTATAAAAAGCACCATCTTTGTAATGATCATAACCTGCTGCAATCATTAATTTATTTGCTTCGACTGTACTTATGCCAAGCATTTGAGATAATGAGTCTGTATATCCGCCGGTTCCCTCATACTTCTTTAAAAGCTCCCCTTTTTCATCATACAGGTCTTTCTTTCCATCAAAAACAATATTTCCATTAGCTAGAACTTTCCAATAATCTGCACTGCTATCATAATTCCCATCTACATACTTTAGAAAGTCGTCCATATTGCCACCGAGGTATGCGTTTATGTCTTTCGCTAAATTCTCTGTTACCCCAACATTTGCTCCATCTTGCAGCATTCTTACTGCCATTCCTGTGTGTCCAAAGGTTGCAGCTAAGGTTTCGGCTTTCTGATTATTTCCTATGACACCGTCTCGGTATGCTTCATGGCCTAATGTTATTGCGTTGTTATAGTCGTTTCCGCTGTTGAGCATTTCTATGGTACGGCCGCCGCTTCCGTTACTGGTTGTTTGTGCGTTCCAACCTTCTGATTTACCTGAACCATCACTAAAAACTAGTTGATCTATTTCTGATGCTAAACGTGCGGCCGTGTTCTCTTGTGTCCAGTCTCCGTATACATAGGCGTTGTATGCGGCGTTTCCTTTTGCATCTCCATATTCTGCTTTATATGCTTCAAGAGATGCTTTGTCTGTCATGCGTTTGGCAAGGTTATACAAGTTTCCTCCTACATCTATCCCGCCCATTCCTATACGGCCTGTTACACCATTACTTCCGATGTTTACTTCCAGTAACCCCGTATTACTTAGCTTTTGTGCTATGCTTCCTAATCTACTTTGTCCCAGGCCGTTATTTCGGGCTATTCCTGTTCCTGCCATGTCTATCATACTGCCTAGGTTCGCCACGTTCAAGGTGATACCTCCCATGGCTTCGTAGGCTGCTCCAAAGTTTCCGCCATTAAATGCCAAGTACGTTCCATATGTTGCCGCTTGTGTGGCAGCTGATGTGGCAAGGTTCATGGCTCCTCCATAGAACTTATTTGTTGCGGCTCCCATTGTGCCAAAGGCGCTTCCCATTCCGCTTCTTATTCCGGCACTCAATGCTCCTGACACACTGCCTGCACTCGTCCATCCGGCGTTGCCCGCTTCCCAATCCATCCATTCCTTCGTTCCAAGCTTACTCAAGTCCAGCGCGTTCACATAATTGTTCGCCACACTTCCCGCGTAAGAGCCTGCGGCACTTATTCCCACTTGGGCAAATATGTTCGCTGCCTTGCCGCTCTTCGATAACGCGGTTCCCGCGGCATTCCCTGCCCACTTCGTCACGCTTCCTACTCCCCTGTTCACCGCTTGTGTCAGTGCTTTCTTTCCCAGTTCGTTTCCTATCTGCTCTACTGTTTTATATCCTCCTCCCAAGTCCATTCCTGCAAACAATGCGTCGTCTACATATCCCAGCCACCACTGCTGGCCGGTCGCGCTTCCCACTACTTCCAGCGCTATCTCCGTTACTTCTCTCAGTGTCGGCGCTTTCAGCCAGGAGCCGCTGTCATCCCACAGTCTTTTGTCGTATCCGGGTTTTCCCAGTTCTGCCATTCCCTGCCGCGCTTTCATACTGTTCCAGTCGCAATCCGGCTTTCGCCGTCTTGCTTACCGAGTTTAGAAGCCTCTCTGCGCTCGGTTTCTAAACTCGCCCGTTCTAACATTTATTTCGTCAATCGATCAATATTTTTCTTCTTTTTTTTTTGGGCGTTGCAGAAAAAAGGCCTATTTTTTCACGGTCTTCTTTAATCCGAACGACAACTTTAATTATATCGTCACATGCCGTGAGCTGCCTGCCTTTTTCCTGCCGGGTGTTCCAGGGCTTCGCGCTCTCGCGCTCCGTAGAATGCGGCTTTTCCGCATTCTATGCTTTGCACCCTTCCACCCCCTAACGCGGATGCTATGCTAAAAAACACAGTGTTCCCAGTATCAGTTTTCTATATCCAGATATTTACCGTAGACCCAGCCGTCAGGGTAACCCTCGGCGTCAACTTTATACCAGTACCATTTTTCTCCGTTAATTTCAAAAGGTTCGTCAGATTTGTCTTTGATTTCGACTCTATCACCTTTATTCAGGAATCCCCATGTATCGCTTTGTAAATTCGGCTTTGTCCTAATCCGCACTCGACTATCGCTGAGAATTGCGTTTTGAAGCGGGATTTTTGCAGGTCCTGAGATACGATGACGTAATATATTTGGACCTGCAAAACTATCCCAATTATTTTCTAACCACTCATTTTCAATCCAAAAAGTATCATCATCGATAAAATGTATGATTAACTCTAAATCCCAATAATTATTTATAGCTTCAACATATCTTGAAACATTCAATATAATTTTACTTTTACCTTTGTATTCGATATTTCTAATTGAAAATCCCCACAAAGTGGCATCGGAAATCATATTATTGGCTATATCAATATCCATTGTTGTATTTGGTTCGTTTTTTGCTTTTCCCCATGAATAATCTTCATATAGTAAATTTTCATTTTTCTCAGGAGATTTTAAGTGCCAAATATAGCTCAATGAATCTATCCAAGTGCCATCCAATACTGGATTTGAAAACATATAAATACTCGACAAAACTTGAAAAACACAAAACAATAATTTCTTATTTACCATATAATAATACCTCAATAGCAGTAGGTTTTCCTGTACTCCAAGCAGGATTATATAGGATAGAATTATTAACACTACCTAAAGTAAAATGATCAGGTTTATAAGGAACTCGAATTCTATTTCCAATTACTTCTCCATTTACATTGTCCCACCAAGAACTTCGTCCTATAGAAATTCCTAGATTTGAATATCCTATTTGTTTAAGAACCAAAGAAGACAAAGAATCTGGTTGATTTACTAATGCATTATTTGAATTAACATAATACTTTAATTCTTTTGTATCATGAGTTATAAAGCTACTAGTCGTTGCTTGATTCCAAATATCTGTAATAGTTCCTGTATCAAAAATATTACCAGTCAATAATTGTGGATAAGCTATTGTTGTCATAAAATTACAGCCCCAATTATTTATTACTGAATTTAACCCTGCATCTCCCTGTTTTAATAAGTTATCTAAAAATGGATTATTTTCATCTATGTTGAATAATTTTGTACCCACTCCATCTTTTCCATATACTGAAAACTTATATTTGTTTTCTAGCCCAGCTGGGGTCTTTAAATCTATTATATGCTGAGTTACAAGATTACTGTATTTTTCTGCCAATATTGATGGAACTTCATGATCACGAGTAAAACCTAAATCGACTCCCCATGCTTGTGCCAATTGACTATCCACTGTATTGTTATAATATGTATTAAATATTACATCAGATACATTTAATCCAGAGGCAACCATAAAATTAAGCATCTCTATCTTTTGGCCGCCTTTTGCTGTCGACCATTTAAAATCTCTAAAGTTTGCATTTGGATTTAAAGGTTTCATGTCTACACCCGTCA
This sequence is a window from Treponema brennaborense DSM 12168. Protein-coding genes within it:
- a CDS encoding NADase-type glycan-binding domain-containing protein, producing MIIFLSPGNCIITQVFDNNKKVEFKYKSDEIQILNGFVDFRRMNLYLDNSRVKRVLIESENPKFSKEYNLEDIVKYNVIQLPEKTDKIRITIKDVYPGRKWDDTCISSILITNPDLPPREKQLEENMT
- a CDS encoding SH3 domain-containing protein, yielding MKMKISLIIFCLLTVFINGESIWENATIIEEIFNVNHFTKSRVVFDFTPPNSRGLVASVVLDSRGFAELIYESSGYYINLSDIKIEDSYFTISFIKIWRGAEETNIGDRRKLYKYVVTVTKDDITDKNAWLIQIPNVTPVLKIEDSYNSVIKGDTFTVKKTTSVMETTSETSKALFVLEPTQSFDIIDAVEDSNVGNYFWLKIKYDDIVGYIPLDSLSDNWVVLENNLTKTVSTNGTINDSRVRVRSEPNLKCETLDYVNKGDSVKILDRSTDKQQIGDMNDYWYNVELQNGTKGWVYGAYIDSL
- a CDS encoding Rpn family recombination-promoting nuclease/putative transposase, with amino-acid sequence MNADFPRWEDVTITNDFFFAYSMLHDTELCRLLLRTLLKLDAKEITYVNTQETLAAAPGSKSVRLDVLLETTGEIVNVEMQTTSEPNLFKRIRYYQSSIDIGTAQRGVDYDDLKKLYVLFICTKDPFGEGLPRYTLRTVCDEHTALDVRDERFAVVYNASAYENELDSETAAMLHYIAEGGTDTETAKSFAERVFKLKTDGAAKGVFMKYEIEIKRIRKEGFAEGLTEGESLGFAAGESSGMAKGEIRGMEKGRISGIAEEKYATAGNLLSMGVLTPEQIAAATELPLETVQELACREE
- a CDS encoding SH3 domain-containing protein; the protein is MVNKKLLFCVFQVLSSIYMFSNPVLDGTWIDSLSYIWHLKSPEKNENLLYEDYSWGKAKNEPNTTMDIDIANNMISDATLWGFSIRNIEYKGKSKIILNVSRYVEAINNYWDLELIIHFIDDDTFWIENEWLENNWDSFAGPNILRHRISGPAKIPLQNAILSDSRVRIRTKPNLQSDTWGFLNKGDRVEIKDKSDEPFEINGEKWYWYKVDAEGYPDGWVYGKYLDIEN
- a CDS encoding HipA family kinase, with translation MTFMKLEDITVLKFDLNEKHYEILRPDLLPLTLRGSLVDTTRTVKADMSSIWFNNQELISTFFYNRSLSVKRENAKYIMNQLHIRQNNDFESRYKAMMLCKALSVADNYWITDSETESWADVNLQDNPLHETLQQIALFGKSLPITGKIRSPEVTGQGAYAKAWYRENGSLYLYKADSPGGNECRREVLASDILDCFNVPHVKYTLGKKEDRVVCACQNMNFDNTSIVDSIELDIWASRNGKDFFSEAKRIDSEMFYKTIVADYLIANSDRHGGNWGFYMNNQMGSLVCMHPLFDHNNAFDEAFMKDPDGGICQLLPGKTQREAALYAISRCDFRCIKPVSRKLFFDEKMYITFMARACELGLYKQQRLSVFDRMFSSGKEAYVPVEIKEDNTVDFWSKAKFLLQRRNNPAHGCENGMPENQSTN
- a CDS encoding IS256 family transposase; translated protein: MENILQWNLEKSTTASADFFENLVRESARKMLAAALESEVDQFIQKHQHKLDADGHRTVVRNGYMPEREIQATCGTIKVRQPRIDDRALPGPERFTSAILPRFMRKTPTLENVIPTLYLKGISTNKFQDALTAIFGEGAKGFSPATITRLKEVWRKEYNEWAHRRLDGKEYVYVWADGVYCNARLDDQKLCLLVIIGVTVDGKKELVAVHQGVRESEESWLEVLRDLKFRGLTAAPKLAICDGALGFQNAVDKVWGQMKIQRCWFHKTGNVLDKMPDCVQPAAKKKLQDIFLADTKQHAQDAYRHFIDTYELKYPKATECLAKDYDDLFRFYDYPAEHWVHIRTSNPIESMFATVRLRHRSTKGNGSADATLAMVFKLCKEAEKNWRRLKGFEKLQLVKEDKTFVDGILQIAA